The proteins below come from a single Cricetulus griseus strain 17A/GY chromosome 6, alternate assembly CriGri-PICRH-1.0, whole genome shotgun sequence genomic window:
- the LOC100764299 gene encoding ribosomal biogenesis factor-like → MAKNKFKGQKSSNVFHIASQKTFKVKNKAKPVTTNLKKINIMNDEKVNRMNTAFINIQKELANFSKSLSIKSMQKELQHHENEPANVDEATRLMAQL, encoded by the coding sequence ATGGCCAAGAACAAATTTAAAGGACAGAAGTCCAGTAATGTGTTTCACATAGCCAGCCAAAAAACCTTCAaggttaaaaacaaagcaaaaccagttACTACTAATCTTAAGAAGATAAACATTATGAATGATGAAAAAGTCAACAGAATGAACACAGCttttataaatatacagaaaGAACTTGCAAATTTTTCAAAAAGTCTTTCTATCAAATCTATGCAGAAAGAGCTGCAGCACCACGAAAATGAACCAGCTAATGTTGATGAAGCTACAAGACTAATGGCTCAGTTATAA